A stretch of the Hydrogenispora ethanolica genome encodes the following:
- a CDS encoding glycerophosphodiester phosphodiesterase: protein MALYSRFEIIGHRGAKGYAPENTVPSFLKALELGATMVEFDLRFTADREIVVIHDETVNRTTDGQGRVSDFSYQELRRLDAGAWFAEEYSGARIPLFEEVLDLIHGRAAALVEIKAAPDWTEQNIALAVEKIFEHDMAEQVEIISFDHSIVRNFKKVAPQLKTGILYIGAPVEPWLDALIARAEVIHPCPAGGIQVQSHEIARAHAHQVLVGATTQSETEMARLITGGVDGICSDYPDLIREAWKRLTLDHG, encoded by the coding sequence ATGGCTTTATACAGTCGTTTTGAGATCATCGGGCACAGGGGAGCCAAAGGCTATGCGCCGGAAAACACCGTCCCATCCTTTTTAAAAGCCTTAGAACTGGGTGCTACCATGGTGGAATTTGATCTGCGGTTCACAGCCGACCGCGAGATTGTGGTGATTCACGATGAAACCGTCAACCGGACCACCGACGGTCAAGGCCGGGTCAGCGACTTTTCATATCAAGAACTCAGAAGGCTCGACGCGGGCGCTTGGTTCGCCGAGGAATATTCCGGCGCCAGAATTCCTCTATTTGAAGAGGTCTTGGATCTGATTCACGGCCGGGCGGCTGCTTTGGTGGAGATCAAAGCCGCGCCCGATTGGACCGAGCAAAATATCGCACTTGCGGTGGAAAAGATTTTTGAGCATGACATGGCGGAGCAGGTGGAGATCATCTCGTTCGACCATTCCATCGTTCGCAACTTTAAAAAAGTCGCGCCACAGTTAAAAACGGGGATCTTATATATCGGAGCTCCCGTTGAGCCATGGTTGGATGCTTTAATAGCTAGGGCGGAGGTAATTCATCCTTGCCCAGCCGGAGGAATCCAAGTTCAATCTCATGAGATAGCCAGGGCCCACGCTCACCAAGTTTTAGTCGGAGCGACCACTCAGTCCGAAACCGAAATGGCCCGATTGATCACTGGCGGTGTTGACGGCATCTGCTCCGATTACCCCGATCTCATTCGGGAAGCCTGGAAGCGTTTAACGTTAGACCATGGATAA